One region of Bacillus zhangzhouensis genomic DNA includes:
- a CDS encoding L-threonylcarbamoyladenylate synthase, whose translation MLNTKRWSVDLEKDLSTYYPQIKQAADLLQQNEVVAFPTETVYGLGANAKETEAVMKIYEAKGRPSDNPLIVHIADVQQLHEFALIESGKAKVLMDAFWPGPLTIVLPYKPDALSKQVTAGLSTVGVRMPDHPIALELIRSAGLPIAAPSANRSGKPSPTQADHVVSDLEGRIAGILDGGSTGIGVESTVVSCVGETPVILRPGGITKEALEEVVGTVSVDQGLTKKDEAPVSPGMKYTHYAPEAQMYIFDGSDEDMQRHIQKYKAEGLKVGVLTTEEKKSLFAADVVYSCGWREKPETVAANLYRVLRQFDQTDVDLIISEAFTEQGVGSAIMNRLHKAAGGRTLPSFQ comes from the coding sequence ATGTTAAATACAAAAAGGTGGTCTGTGGATTTAGAAAAGGATTTATCCACATACTATCCACAAATTAAACAGGCGGCCGATCTGCTGCAGCAAAATGAAGTGGTTGCTTTCCCAACAGAGACCGTTTACGGACTCGGGGCAAATGCGAAAGAGACAGAAGCCGTTATGAAAATTTATGAAGCGAAAGGGCGTCCGAGTGATAATCCATTGATTGTTCACATTGCGGATGTTCAGCAGCTTCACGAATTTGCACTAATAGAAAGCGGAAAAGCGAAGGTGCTGATGGATGCCTTTTGGCCGGGACCCTTAACCATTGTTCTTCCATATAAGCCGGACGCTTTATCAAAGCAGGTCACAGCAGGTTTATCCACAGTAGGTGTGAGAATGCCTGACCATCCCATTGCGCTTGAGCTGATCCGATCAGCTGGTCTGCCAATTGCTGCACCAAGTGCCAACCGTTCAGGGAAACCTTCACCAACACAAGCTGACCATGTAGTGAGTGATCTCGAAGGAAGAATCGCTGGGATTCTCGATGGCGGTTCAACTGGAATTGGCGTTGAGTCAACGGTTGTATCCTGTGTCGGTGAGACCCCAGTGATTTTAAGACCAGGCGGAATTACAAAAGAAGCATTAGAAGAGGTCGTGGGGACAGTGAGTGTGGATCAAGGGCTGACAAAAAAGGACGAGGCACCTGTATCGCCTGGTATGAAATACACACACTATGCACCTGAAGCCCAGATGTATATCTTTGATGGAAGTGATGAAGACATGCAGCGCCACATTCAGAAATACAAAGCTGAAGGTCTAAAAGTCGGAGTACTGACAACAGAAGAAAAGAAATCGCTGTTTGCAGCAGATGTTGTGTACAGCTGTGGATGGAGAGAAAAACCTGAAACGGTTGCTGCCAACCTCTATCGTGTACTGAGACAATTTGATCAAACGGATGTAGACTTGATTATTTCAGAAGCCTTTACAGAGCAGGGAGTTGGTTCTGCCATTATGAACCGTCTGCACAAAGCCGCAGGTGGGCGTACACTCCCTTCGTTTCAATAG
- a CDS encoding general stress acyl- n-acyltransferase translates to MYYQLRIATEEDVPAINAFLEKGQAKGGVTLAERTAFVVMEDADGQLAGCLGLEQLNEQEGLLRSLVISDKLGQGHIVSLFQSVQTLGEKKGVDTFYVVANHSSSHDFLALMGFMPLKEMPESIWNSAHAKETLGKEQAVVLQKKGS, encoded by the coding sequence ATGTATTATCAATTAAGAATAGCCACAGAAGAAGATGTCCCGGCGATCAATGCTTTTCTTGAAAAGGGACAAGCGAAAGGCGGAGTAACGCTTGCGGAGCGTACGGCATTTGTAGTGATGGAAGATGCGGACGGTCAGCTGGCAGGCTGCTTAGGTCTTGAACAGCTCAATGAACAAGAGGGATTGCTGCGGTCTCTTGTCATATCAGATAAGCTCGGTCAGGGACACATTGTCTCTTTGTTTCAAAGTGTTCAAACGCTCGGAGAAAAAAAGGGTGTGGATACTTTTTATGTCGTCGCAAACCATTCCTCTTCCCATGATTTTTTGGCATTAATGGGCTTTATGCCTTTGAAGGAAATGCCAGAAAGCATTTGGAACTCTGCACATGCAAAAGAGACATTGGGGAAAGAACAGGCTGTGGTCCTGCAAAAAAAGGGCAGTTAA
- a CDS encoding manganese efflux pump MntP family protein, producing MNELAGELLTLSIMAFALGMDAFSVGLGMGMIQLRFRQIIYIGLVIGIFHMFMPLFGMLTGQLLSGWLGLLATYIGGTLLLVLGMQMIVASIRKEDKPFIAPVGAGLVLFAISVSLDSFSVGLSLGIYGTRVWMTILLFGFFSMLLTWLGLLIGKQVRSWVGSYSGSLGGIILLAFGIKLLFPL from the coding sequence ATGAACGAACTAGCTGGCGAATTGCTGACACTCAGCATCATGGCTTTTGCACTTGGGATGGATGCTTTTTCGGTTGGACTTGGTATGGGGATGATTCAGCTGAGGTTCCGCCAGATCATTTATATTGGACTTGTCATTGGGATATTTCATATGTTTATGCCGCTTTTTGGCATGCTGACAGGTCAGCTCTTATCTGGATGGCTCGGTCTTCTTGCCACCTATATCGGCGGGACGCTGCTTTTGGTGCTGGGAATGCAAATGATCGTTGCTTCTATCCGCAAAGAGGATAAGCCCTTTATCGCACCTGTTGGGGCTGGTCTCGTTCTTTTTGCTATAAGTGTAAGCCTAGACAGCTTCTCGGTTGGCTTAAGCCTTGGAATCTACGGTACTCGGGTGTGGATGACTATATTATTATTTGGTTTTTTTAGTATGCTCCTCACATGGCTCGGATTATTAATCGGTAAACAGGTTCGATCATGGGTGGGTTCATATAGCGGCTCGCTTGGCGGAATCATTTTACTAGCCTTTGGTATCAAATTATTATTTCCGCTCTAG
- a CDS encoding F0F1 ATP synthase subunit delta, translating to MSVTIVSKRYASALFDIVLASSAVDETEKELNEIKKVLKADQELNDFLVHPKITADKKKQLIAEAFKGVSTYVLHTMYLLIDRGRTNIFSEMTSEFVKLANRTKQIDDAVVYSVKPLSGAEIQSLSEVFAKKAGVTSLRVENVIDKDLIGGVKVRIGNRIYDGSVSGKLSRIERQLAGENR from the coding sequence ATGAGCGTAACTATTGTCTCTAAGCGTTACGCTTCTGCTCTTTTTGACATCGTTCTTGCTTCTTCGGCAGTAGACGAAACTGAAAAAGAGCTGAATGAGATCAAAAAAGTTCTAAAGGCTGATCAAGAACTGAATGATTTCCTTGTTCATCCAAAGATTACGGCTGACAAAAAGAAACAGTTGATTGCCGAAGCTTTCAAAGGTGTTTCTACTTATGTATTGCACACAATGTATTTACTAATTGACCGCGGACGCACGAATATTTTCTCTGAAATGACGTCTGAGTTTGTGAAACTTGCAAACCGAACGAAACAAATAGACGATGCGGTCGTGTATTCAGTGAAACCGCTGAGCGGTGCTGAAATTCAATCTTTATCTGAAGTATTTGCCAAAAAAGCCGGAGTCACATCACTGCGTGTTGAAAATGTGATTGACAAGGATCTAATAGGCGGAGTGAAAGTCCGCATCGGAAACCGCATTTATGACGGCAGTGTCAGCGGAAAGCTTTCCCGCATTGAACGTCAGCTTGCAGGCGAAAATCGTTAG
- a CDS encoding low molecular weight protein arginine phosphatase: MKILFVCTGNTCRSPMAQALFASIADEKGLEVTVKSAGIFASDEGKASPQAVEALFEKSIPLNHSSSKLTEDLLREAHYVFTMTMQHKQLIAEQYAHAKGKVFTLKEFATGTEGDVSDPFGGSLSVYQETRDELEALLYQLAEKLKKEQTSS, encoded by the coding sequence ATGAAAATCTTATTTGTTTGTACGGGAAATACATGCAGAAGTCCCATGGCTCAAGCCCTTTTTGCTTCAATTGCAGATGAAAAAGGTTTAGAGGTCACTGTAAAATCAGCGGGCATTTTTGCCTCCGATGAAGGGAAGGCTTCTCCTCAAGCGGTCGAAGCATTATTTGAGAAAAGCATTCCACTGAATCACTCATCATCAAAATTAACAGAGGATCTTCTGCGCGAAGCTCATTACGTCTTCACGATGACTATGCAGCATAAACAGTTGATTGCAGAGCAATATGCGCATGCAAAAGGCAAGGTCTTCACTTTAAAGGAATTTGCGACAGGAACAGAAGGCGATGTATCCGATCCGTTTGGAGGAAGTCTTTCCGTTTATCAGGAAACTCGTGATGAACTAGAAGCCTTGCTGTATCAGCTCGCTGAGAAATTGAAAAAGGAACAGACCTCCTCATAA
- a CDS encoding serine hydroxymethyltransferase, whose product MKHLPEQDAQVFKAIQLERKRQQDKIELIASENFVSEAVMEAQGSVLTNKYAEGYPGKRYYGGCEHVDVVEDIARDRAKEIFGAEYVNVQPHSGAQANMAVYFTILEHGDTVLGMNLSHGGHLTHGSPVNFSGVQYNFVEYGVDKETQHIDYQDVLEKAREHKPKLIVAGASAYPRQIDFKKFREIADEVGAYFMVDMAHIAGLVAAGLHPNPVPYADFVTTTTHKTLRGPRGGMILCREEFGKKIDKSIFPGIQGGPLMHVISAKAVSFGEVLNGDFKIYAQNVIDNAKQLAETLLSEDIQLVSGGTDNHLVLIDLRSLGITGKIAENVLDEIGITVNKNAIPYDPEKPFVTSGVRVGTAAVTSRGFDQEAMKEVGSIIALALKHHEDEAKLEEAKKRVSDLTARFPLYNGLDY is encoded by the coding sequence ATGAAACATTTACCTGAGCAAGACGCACAAGTATTCAAAGCAATTCAACTAGAGCGGAAACGCCAGCAGGACAAAATCGAATTAATTGCATCAGAAAACTTCGTAAGCGAAGCAGTCATGGAAGCACAGGGCTCTGTATTAACAAACAAATACGCTGAGGGCTATCCTGGTAAACGCTACTATGGCGGCTGTGAACATGTAGACGTTGTGGAAGATATCGCACGTGACCGCGCAAAAGAAATTTTTGGCGCTGAGTATGTGAACGTACAGCCTCACTCAGGTGCTCAAGCGAACATGGCCGTATACTTTACAATTCTTGAGCATGGCGATACAGTGCTGGGTATGAACTTATCACACGGCGGGCATTTAACACATGGAAGCCCTGTAAACTTTAGTGGTGTTCAGTACAACTTTGTAGAATATGGTGTAGATAAAGAAACTCAGCATATCGACTATCAGGATGTACTTGAAAAAGCACGTGAACATAAGCCGAAACTTATTGTTGCGGGTGCAAGTGCATACCCGCGCCAAATTGATTTCAAAAAGTTCCGTGAGATTGCTGATGAAGTCGGTGCTTACTTTATGGTGGACATGGCTCACATTGCTGGTCTTGTTGCAGCGGGTCTTCATCCAAATCCAGTTCCTTACGCAGATTTTGTGACAACGACAACTCACAAAACATTACGCGGACCTCGAGGCGGAATGATCCTATGCCGTGAAGAGTTTGGTAAAAAGATCGACAAATCGATTTTCCCTGGTATTCAAGGTGGACCACTGATGCATGTCATCTCTGCAAAAGCTGTTTCTTTCGGTGAAGTATTGAACGGAGATTTCAAAATATATGCACAAAACGTCATTGATAATGCAAAACAACTAGCTGAAACTCTTTTATCTGAAGATATCCAGCTTGTATCAGGCGGAACAGATAACCATCTTGTTCTCATTGATTTGCGTTCTCTTGGCATCACAGGAAAAATTGCAGAAAACGTTCTTGATGAAATCGGTATAACAGTGAATAAAAATGCAATTCCTTATGATCCAGAGAAACCATTTGTCACAAGTGGTGTCCGTGTAGGTACAGCAGCAGTAACAAGCCGCGGTTTCGATCAAGAAGCCATGAAAGAAGTCGGTTCCATTATTGCACTTGCGCTAAAACATCATGAAGATGAAGCGAAATTAGAAGAAGCGAAAAAGCGTGTATCTGATCTTACAGCTCGTTTCCCTCTATATAACGGACTAGATTATTAA
- a CDS encoding ATP synthase subunit I, whose product MNDPNAIFRRQSKYMFYLLAIFVFGYAMPGFKPLFLGFIIGTIFAFFNLFLLIRRMHAFDRAVKKGKSIRSMGSTARWANAILAVAIAWRYPNEVHLAGVVIGLMTIYPVIMIDSFIQLKRSTMEER is encoded by the coding sequence ATGAACGATCCAAACGCGATTTTCCGCAGACAGAGTAAATACATGTTCTATCTATTGGCAATTTTTGTGTTTGGCTATGCCATGCCTGGTTTTAAACCACTGTTTCTTGGTTTCATTATCGGCACAATTTTTGCTTTCTTTAATTTATTCCTACTTATACGGAGAATGCACGCTTTTGATCGAGCGGTTAAAAAAGGAAAATCCATTCGTTCAATGGGAAGTACAGCCAGGTGGGCCAACGCGATTCTCGCAGTAGCGATTGCTTGGCGTTACCCTAATGAAGTTCATCTGGCGGGTGTTGTTATAGGATTAATGACAATATATCCTGTCATTATGATAGATTCCTTCATTCAACTTAAACGTTCTACTATGGAAGAGAGGTGA
- the upp gene encoding uracil phosphoribosyltransferase, with protein sequence MAKVYVFDHPLIQHKLTYIRDIHTGTKEFRELVDEVATLMAFEITRDLPLEEVDVETPVQVAKSNVISGKKLGVVPILRAGLGMVDGILKLIPAAKVGHVGLYRDPKTLKPVEYYVKLPSDVEEREFIVVDPMLATGGSAVEALNSLKKRGAKNIRFMCLIAAPEGVEEMQKHHPDVDIYIAALDEKLNEKGYIIPGLGDAGDRMFGTK encoded by the coding sequence ATGGCAAAGGTTTATGTATTTGATCACCCGCTTATTCAGCACAAACTTACATATATTCGTGACATTCATACAGGAACAAAGGAATTTAGAGAGCTAGTTGATGAAGTCGCAACATTAATGGCCTTTGAAATCACAAGAGATTTACCGCTTGAAGAGGTAGATGTAGAAACACCTGTACAAGTAGCGAAATCAAACGTGATCTCAGGGAAGAAACTTGGAGTTGTGCCAATTTTAAGAGCAGGTCTTGGAATGGTAGACGGAATTTTGAAACTCATTCCAGCTGCTAAAGTGGGACATGTCGGTTTATACCGTGATCCGAAAACATTAAAGCCTGTTGAATATTATGTGAAGCTTCCATCTGATGTGGAAGAGCGTGAATTTATCGTAGTAGACCCAATGCTTGCAACTGGCGGATCAGCAGTCGAAGCGTTAAACAGCTTGAAAAAACGCGGTGCGAAAAACATTCGTTTCATGTGTCTGATTGCTGCCCCTGAAGGTGTAGAAGAAATGCAAAAACATCATCCAGATGTTGATATCTACATTGCAGCATTAGATGAGAAACTAAACGAAAAAGGTTACATCATTCCAGGTCTTGGTGATGCTGGTGACCGTATGTTTGGAACGAAATAA
- the rpiB gene encoding ribose 5-phosphate isomerase B produces the protein MKVAIASDHGGTNIREEIKQLMEELKIEYIDMGCECGSGSVDYPDYAFPVANMVANGEVDRGILICGTGIGMSISANKVKGIRCALAHDTFSAKATREHNDTNVLAMGERVIGPGLAREIAHIWLTTEFTAGRHAVRIGKIADYEEKHL, from the coding sequence ATGAAAGTAGCCATTGCATCCGATCACGGCGGAACGAATATTCGTGAAGAAATCAAACAACTGATGGAAGAATTGAAGATTGAATATATTGATATGGGTTGTGAATGTGGATCAGGCTCTGTAGACTACCCAGATTATGCTTTCCCTGTAGCCAATATGGTGGCAAACGGGGAAGTCGACCGCGGCATTTTAATTTGCGGGACTGGCATCGGCATGAGCATCTCGGCAAATAAAGTAAAAGGAATTCGCTGTGCATTGGCTCATGACACATTTAGTGCGAAAGCAACTAGGGAACATAATGATACGAACGTTCTTGCGATGGGAGAGCGAGTGATTGGACCGGGATTAGCACGTGAGATTGCGCACATATGGCTGACGACAGAGTTTACAGCAGGACGCCATGCTGTGCGGATTGGCAAAATTGCTGATTACGAAGAAAAGCACCTGTAA
- a CDS encoding F0F1 ATP synthase subunit gamma, whose translation MASLRDIKSRITSTKKSSQITKAMQMVSAAKLNRAESNAKSFVPYMEKIQEVVAAIATGTSAKHPMLLSRPVKKTGYLVITSDRGLAGPFNSSILRAAYQTIQSRHQSADEYAVIVIGKIGRDFFKKRGIPVISEVTGLGDEVAFADIKELASSTVQMFSDEAFDELYMFYNHFVSAISQEVTEKKLLPLTDLSTAATPNKRSASYEFEPSEEEILEVLLPQYAESLIFGALLDSKASEHAARMTAMKSATDNAKELIDSLTLSYNRARQAAITQEITEIVGGAAALE comes from the coding sequence TTGGCCTCATTACGCGATATAAAGTCAAGGATCACGTCAACGAAAAAATCGAGTCAGATCACAAAAGCGATGCAAATGGTATCAGCTGCGAAACTGAATCGTGCTGAAAGCAATGCGAAGTCTTTTGTTCCTTACATGGAGAAAATCCAAGAAGTGGTTGCTGCAATCGCAACTGGAACAAGTGCTAAGCACCCAATGCTTCTTTCAAGACCTGTTAAGAAAACAGGATATCTCGTCATTACATCTGATCGGGGGCTTGCAGGACCTTTTAACAGCTCGATTTTGCGTGCCGCTTATCAAACCATTCAATCTCGTCATCAATCCGCTGATGAATATGCGGTGATTGTCATTGGTAAAATCGGACGCGACTTCTTCAAAAAGCGTGGTATTCCAGTTATTTCTGAAGTAACAGGGCTTGGAGACGAAGTAGCTTTTGCGGACATTAAAGAATTAGCAAGCAGTACAGTTCAAATGTTCTCTGATGAAGCATTTGACGAACTTTACATGTTCTACAACCACTTTGTCAGTGCGATTTCACAAGAAGTAACAGAGAAGAAATTATTGCCGCTAACGGACCTTTCGACTGCAGCGACACCAAATAAACGTTCCGCATCTTATGAGTTTGAGCCTTCTGAAGAAGAAATTCTTGAAGTTCTCCTTCCTCAGTATGCAGAGAGTTTGATTTTCGGTGCGCTTCTTGACAGCAAAGCAAGTGAACATGCTGCAAGAATGACAGCAATGAAGAGTGCAACAGACAACGCAAAAGAATTGATCGACAGCCTGACACTCTCTTATAACCGTGCTCGTCAAGCAGCGATTACACAAGAGATTACAGAAATTGTCGGCGGAGCAGCTGCCTTAGAATAG
- the atpE gene encoding F0F1 ATP synthase subunit C, which produces MNLIAAAIAIGLGALGAGIGNGLIVSKTVEGIARQPEAGRELRTLMFIGVALVEALPIIAVVIAFLAFFG; this is translated from the coding sequence ATGAATTTAATAGCAGCAGCAATTGCAATCGGTTTAGGAGCACTAGGAGCAGGTATTGGTAACGGTCTAATCGTATCTAAAACAGTTGAAGGAATCGCTCGTCAGCCAGAAGCTGGTAGAGAACTAAGAACACTTATGTTCATCGGGGTCGCTTTAGTTGAAGCACTTCCAATTATCGCTGTCGTTATCGCATTCTTGGCATTCTTTGGTTAA
- the atpF gene encoding F0F1 ATP synthase subunit B, which produces MSQLPVVLGAGGLSFNAGDMLFQLIAMLILLALLKKFALKPLLGIMKQREDYIGNEISSAEQKHVQAEKLLEEQRVLLKEAREESHTLIENAKKIGEKQKEEIIQAARQESERLKESARTEIMKEKEQAVAALREQVASLSVLIASKVIEKELDEQAQEKLIQEYLQEAGESR; this is translated from the coding sequence ATGTCTCAGTTACCAGTGGTTTTAGGAGCAGGGGGCTTAAGCTTCAACGCCGGTGATATGTTATTCCAGCTTATCGCTATGCTCATCCTGCTTGCACTTTTAAAGAAATTTGCGCTTAAACCTTTATTAGGTATTATGAAGCAGCGTGAAGATTATATAGGAAATGAAATTTCAAGTGCTGAACAAAAGCACGTTCAAGCTGAAAAGCTTCTTGAAGAACAACGTGTCTTATTGAAAGAAGCACGCGAAGAATCACATACACTCATCGAAAACGCGAAAAAGATTGGTGAGAAACAAAAAGAAGAGATCATTCAAGCAGCACGTCAAGAATCAGAGCGCTTGAAAGAATCTGCTAGAACTGAAATCATGAAAGAGAAAGAACAAGCTGTGGCTGCACTGCGTGAGCAGGTTGCATCACTATCTGTGCTGATTGCATCTAAAGTAATTGAAAAAGAACTTGATGAACAGGCACAAGAGAAATTGATTCAAGAGTATCTTCAAGAGGCAGGCGAAAGCCGATGA
- a CDS encoding TIGR01440 family protein, which produces MNIGQDWLEMLKEFHQTVELRAGQILVIGCSTSEVAGEHIGTAGSEQIAASIYQELDRLRRETGIELAFQCCEHLNRALVVEEEVAFRFNLEIVAAVPVRQAGGSMAAHAYQQMEHPVLVESIEAHAGIDIGDTLIGMHLKRVVVPVRLNRHQLGHAHVTFAKTRPKLIGGERAVYTRV; this is translated from the coding sequence ATGAACATTGGTCAAGATTGGCTTGAAATGTTAAAAGAGTTTCATCAAACAGTTGAATTGCGTGCCGGGCAAATCTTAGTCATTGGCTGCAGTACGTCAGAAGTGGCTGGTGAGCATATTGGTACTGCAGGAAGTGAGCAAATTGCTGCATCCATCTATCAAGAATTGGATCGGTTGAGACGAGAGACTGGCATTGAACTCGCCTTTCAATGCTGTGAACATCTGAATCGTGCCCTTGTTGTTGAAGAAGAAGTGGCTTTCCGTTTTAACCTGGAGATTGTAGCTGCAGTACCTGTCCGTCAGGCGGGGGGTTCGATGGCGGCTCATGCGTATCAGCAAATGGAACATCCTGTATTAGTCGAATCCATTGAAGCACATGCTGGAATTGATATCGGCGATACGTTAATTGGGATGCACTTAAAGAGAGTTGTTGTACCTGTCCGTCTCAATCGTCATCAATTAGGACATGCACATGTGACATTTGCGAAAACGCGTCCGAAGCTGATCGGCGGAGAACGAGCAGTTTATACAAGAGTATAG
- the atpB gene encoding F0F1 ATP synthase subunit A — protein MGHSSKTTEFLGLTFNLSNVLMITIASIIVLLIAVLTTRVLSIRPTKAQNFMEWIVDFVRNIIGSSMDMKTGAPFLALGVTLLMYIFVSNMLGLPFSITVDHNLWWKSPTADPAITMTLAIMVMGLTHYYGVKAKGVKEYTKDYFKPIPFLVPLKIIEEFANTLTLGLRLYGNIFAGEILLGLLAGLATNFYTQNIALGIVGTLGAIVPMIVWQAFSLFVGTIQAFIFTMLTMVYISHKVSDEH, from the coding sequence TTGGGTCACAGTTCAAAAACGACAGAATTTTTAGGTTTAACGTTCAACTTATCCAATGTTCTCATGATTACGATTGCTAGTATCATCGTTCTTCTCATAGCGGTGCTGACTACCCGTGTTCTGTCTATTCGTCCGACTAAGGCGCAGAACTTCATGGAATGGATCGTTGATTTTGTTCGAAATATCATAGGTAGTTCTATGGACATGAAAACAGGAGCCCCATTTCTAGCGCTTGGCGTTACATTACTCATGTACATATTTGTTTCAAACATGCTTGGACTGCCGTTCTCGATTACGGTCGATCACAACTTGTGGTGGAAATCACCAACTGCTGATCCTGCAATCACAATGACACTAGCAATTATGGTCATGGGACTCACACACTACTATGGTGTCAAGGCAAAAGGAGTCAAGGAATATACGAAAGACTACTTCAAGCCAATCCCATTTTTAGTGCCGCTGAAAATCATTGAAGAATTTGCAAACACGTTAACACTTGGTTTGCGTCTTTATGGAAATATTTTCGCTGGAGAGATTCTTCTTGGTTTACTTGCAGGACTTGCGACCAATTTCTACACGCAAAACATTGCGCTTGGTATCGTTGGTACATTAGGTGCCATCGTGCCGATGATTGTATGGCAGGCATTCAGTTTGTTTGTCGGAACAATCCAGGCATTTATCTTCACCATGCTGACAATGGTGTACATTTCCCATAAAGTCAGCGATGAACACTAA
- the atpA gene encoding F0F1 ATP synthase subunit alpha produces the protein MSIKAEEISALIKQQIQNYQSEIEVKDVGTVIQVGDGIARVHGLDNIMAGELVEFSNGVMGMAQNLEESNVGIVILGPYKDIREGDDVKRTGRIMEVPVGEELIGRIVNPLGQPVDGLGPILTSKTRPIESEAPGVMDRKSVHEPLQTGIKAIDALIPIGRGQRELIIGDRQTGKTSVAIDTILNQKDQDMICIYVAIGQKESTVRGVVETLRKHGALDYTIVVTASASQPAPLLYLAPYAGVTMGEEFMYNGKHVLVVYDDLSKQAAAYRELSLLLRRPPGREAFPGDVFYLHSRLLERAAKLSDEKGGGSITALPFVETQAGDISAYIPTNVISITDGQIFLQSDLFFSGVRPAVNAGLSVSRVGGSAQIKAMKKVAGTLRLDLASYRELEAFAQFGSDLDQATQAKLNRGARTVEVLKQDLNKPLKVEKQVAILYALTRGYLDDVAIADVKRFEAELFLYIEENHKDLFDTISQTGNMPADEEWNKAIEGFKRTFAPSN, from the coding sequence GTGAGTATCAAAGCTGAAGAGATTAGCGCGCTGATAAAGCAGCAAATCCAAAACTATCAATCAGAAATTGAAGTAAAAGATGTCGGTACAGTCATTCAAGTAGGGGACGGTATCGCGCGTGTACATGGCCTTGACAACATTATGGCAGGAGAGCTGGTTGAGTTCTCTAACGGTGTAATGGGTATGGCTCAAAACCTTGAGGAGTCTAACGTAGGTATCGTTATTTTAGGACCTTACAAAGATATCCGTGAAGGTGACGACGTGAAACGTACAGGTCGTATCATGGAGGTTCCAGTAGGTGAAGAGTTAATCGGACGTATTGTGAACCCGCTTGGTCAGCCTGTTGATGGACTAGGTCCAATCCTAACAAGCAAAACACGTCCAATTGAAAGTGAAGCACCTGGCGTTATGGATCGTAAATCTGTACATGAGCCGCTTCAAACAGGAATTAAAGCAATTGATGCCTTGATTCCAATCGGCCGCGGACAGCGTGAATTGATCATTGGTGACCGTCAAACAGGTAAAACATCTGTTGCGATCGATACGATTCTAAACCAAAAAGATCAAGACATGATCTGTATTTATGTAGCCATCGGACAAAAAGAATCAACGGTTCGTGGTGTTGTTGAAACACTTCGTAAGCATGGTGCGCTTGACTACACAATCGTTGTCACAGCTTCTGCATCACAGCCAGCTCCACTTCTTTACCTTGCTCCTTATGCAGGTGTAACGATGGGGGAGGAATTCATGTATAACGGCAAGCACGTACTTGTTGTCTATGATGACCTTTCTAAACAAGCGGCCGCTTACCGTGAGCTTTCATTATTGCTTCGTCGTCCTCCAGGTCGTGAGGCATTCCCTGGTGATGTTTTCTATCTTCACTCTCGTTTATTAGAACGTGCAGCGAAGCTTAGTGACGAAAAGGGTGGCGGTTCTATCACAGCCTTGCCTTTCGTAGAAACGCAGGCTGGCGATATTTCTGCATATATCCCAACAAACGTTATTTCCATTACAGATGGACAGATTTTCTTACAATCTGACCTCTTCTTCTCAGGGGTACGTCCAGCGGTAAACGCAGGATTGTCTGTATCCCGTGTAGGTGGTTCTGCACAAATCAAAGCGATGAAAAAGGTAGCAGGTACACTTCGTCTGGATCTTGCTTCTTATCGTGAGCTTGAAGCATTCGCTCAGTTTGGATCTGATCTAGACCAAGCCACTCAAGCGAAATTAAACCGTGGTGCAAGAACAGTTGAAGTCTTAAAACAAGACTTAAACAAACCGCTTAAAGTTGAAAAACAAGTAGCGATTCTTTACGCACTAACAAGAGGATACTTGGACGATGTCGCGATTGCTGATGTCAAACGCTTTGAAGCTGAGTTATTCTTGTATATTGAAGAAAACCATAAAGACTTGTTTGACACAATCTCTCAAACAGGAAATATGCCTGCTGATGAAGAGTGGAATAAAGCAATCGAAGGCTTTAAACGTACGTTTGCACCAAGCAACTAA